The region GTTGGCGGCGAGGACTTCGAGCGCGGTGGTGAAGGCGGGCTCGGAGAGGGCGTGGGTGTCTTTGGCGAGGAAGAGTGGCCCGAGGGTGTGCTGCGAGGCGCGGTACTCAACGATGGCCTGGGTGATGGCTGCGATGTGGTCGTCGTTGAAAGATGCGCTGAAGGAGCTGCCCCGATGGCCGGAGGTCCCGAAGGCGACGCGCTGCGCGGGGACAGCGGGATCGGGATGGAGCGAATAATAGGCGGTAATCAGGTGGGGAAGATTGACCAGCGATGCAGGGAGGGGAAGCTGACCGGGCTGATTGGCTGGGGCTGTGTGCATGCGTTCGATGTCCTCGCTGTAAATGGTGCCGACACTTGAACTATATGAGATGCAGCTTCGAGAAGGAAATTTGCGGTGAGACACAATGACACGGAAGTCGTATGCGTGGATGCTTGTGTTTCGGTTTGAGTTGACCTAAAACGGTGGTGCTCCCTGGTTTCTGTTAAAAACACACTACTAATTGCATGGGCAGTCCATGTCCAGCGCAACGTGCATCGCTGAGCTCCGAACGTTGGAAGGTTGGCAGGCCGGTCCTTTGTTTGCACGGCGAAGGACCGCTCCCTGCTGAGGGTTTTGATGGGTGTTGCAAGGAAAGCTCTGCTTTGGCTTGGATTGGCGATTTGGCTCTTTGCTGCGGGGCCGGTGTGGGCGGTCGAGGCAACTTTGGTGGCGGATGCGCATGTGAACAGCGCTCTGCCCGGAGTCAACAGCGGTGCAATCTCAAACCTGAACGTGGGTGCCGGGTATACAGCGTTGCTGCAGTTTGACCTGGGAGTGCTGCCTGCGGGGACAACTGCGGGGCAAGTTTCACGGGCGATGCTTCGACTGTATTGCAATCGGGTGGATGCGGCCGGACAGGTGAGCGTGCATCCCGTGAATGGAGCGTGGGGCGAATATAGCGTGACCTATGCGACGCTGCCCGCGCTGGGGAGTGCGGCGCAGGCGGTTCAGGTGGATGCAGCGGGAGCCTATGTGACGGTGGACGTGACATCGTTGGTGCAGGGGTGGATTACTGCTCCGGCGACGAACAATGGCCTGGCATTGACTGCGGATATTGCGGGAGTGCAGTTCGACAGCAAGGAAAACGACCTGACGGGTCATGCGGCAGTGCTGGATGTGACGTTGGCTACCGCCGGTCCTGCTGGTCCTGTTGGTCCGACCGGCCCAGCAGGGCCGATTGGGTTGACCGGATCGACGGGCGCGACTGGAGCCGCGGGTGCAGCAGGAGCCCAAGGTCTAGCGGGGCCTGCCGGCGCTAAGGGAGACACGGGAGCGATGGGGCCAGTCGGTCCAGCGGGTGCTACCGGGGCGCAGGGACCTCAAGGGTTACAAGGACTGCAAGGGCCTCAGGGACTTCAAGGTATCCCTGGTCCTGCCGGTGCGCCTGGGCCAACTGGAGCAGCGGGAGCAACTGGGCCAGCCGGACCTTCGGGACCGGCTGGAATGGCGTTTCGCGGAGCCTACTCATCGACTGTGAACTATGCGGTGAATGATGCTGTGAGCTATCAGGGAGCCAGCTATATCTCGATAGCTGCGGCAAATCACGGAAATACTCCGGGGACGAACCCGGCGTACTGGAGTGTGCTGGCGGTGCAGGGTGCGGCGGGGGCGCAAGGGCCAGTGGGTGCGACCGGAGCAACGGGACCGCAAGGTGCTTCCGGACCGCAGGGGGTGCCCGGACCAGCGGGTGTGGCTGGCTCAGTTGGGATGAACTATCGAGGGAACTGGGGATTGGGGGTGACCTATCAGGTCAGCGATGCAGCGTCGTTCGATGGCAGTACATATCTGGCGCTGGTGAGCAACGCGGGGATGGAGCCGGACCTGTATCCCGCGGCGTGGGCAGTGCTGGCGCAGAAGGGAAGTGTGGGGGCGACCGGTCCGCAGGGTGTGGCAGCGACGGTAAGTGTCGGGACAGTGACTACCGGTGCAGCAGGTTCGATGGCAAGTGTGACCAATAGCGGGACGGCGACGGCAGCGGTCTTGAATTTCACCATTCCACAGGGTGCGGCGGGAACGAATGGAACAGGCGGAGGAACGGGCAGTGTCTCGGGAGCTTTGTCCGGCTCGATGTATCACTCGGTCTCGTTCAACAACATCTACTATTCCGTGAACAACACGAACGCGAGTGGAAACGAGGATGCTTCGGTACTGACATGGGTTCCAGCGGGCTGTACGGCCACATCACTGAACGTGTACTCGCAGCAGTCGAATGCAATTACTGTGATGCTGCGGCAGGGAACGCCGGGAAGTATGGCGGACACGTCGCTAAGCTGTAAGGCGTCTTCGAGCGGCTCCTGTTCGGTGACCGGAAGCGTCGCAGTGGCGGCGGGAAACTTCGTGGACTTTGAAGTAAGCAACGCGAACGGAGTACCGGCAGCTGTATGGATGGCCGTAGCCTGCAATTAATGCGGTAACGGTTTATCGGCGATCTTCTGTTCCACAATTCGCTTAAAAGAATGACATTATTTGTGCACATGAAGTAAATTCGTCTCTATAGGAGAGGTTGCTTTTGTGTCAATGTTGCGTGTTGGATTTTTTCTGCAAAGACACGGGATTATTATGCTGAAAATAAATGGCTTAAATACCTGGTTCTTTTAGGGGGAGTCGCGTTTTCTGATACTATTCCGTGGCCCTGATATTTTATAAGCAGAAGATTTATTATTCCAATCTAGATACACACTCCGAAAAGAGGAGAGTGGTGGACCATGTTTGATCTTGCAGGAAGATGCGCGGTCGTTGTCGGAGGGACCTCGGGGATTGGGAGGGCCATCGCACTGGGGCTGGCCTCAGCAGGTGCTGATGTTGTTGCCTCATCGCGATCGGCGGAATCGGTGGATTCCATGGCAGAGACGTTAGAGGCATCGGGACGAAAGACGCTGCGAGTTCTGTCCGATGTCACAGACCGTCGATCGCTGCAGGCGCTGCACGACACGGTGAAGTCGCATTTTGGGCGCATCGATATCCTGGTCAACTCGGCGGGCGTCACGAAGCGGATACCGACGCTTGATTGTCCGGAGACATTGTGGCAAAGCATCATGAACGTCAATTTGAACGGCACGCTGCGCGCCTGTCAGATCTTTGGTGCGTCGATGCTGGAACAAGGATATGGCCGCATTATCAACATTGCTTCGCTCTCAACCTTTGTTGCTTTTCGCGACGTCGCCGCTTATGGGGCGAGCAAGGCCGCAGTTGGCGCGCTGACTCGCTCGCTTGCGGTGGAGTGGGCTGAGCGAGGAGTTTGCGTGAATGCGATTGCACCGGGAATCTTCCCCACTGAGTTAAATCGTGCGTTGCTCGATTCGCCGCGTGGCCATGAGCTTTTGTTGCGAACGCCGATGCGCCGCTTCGGCCGTGTTGATGAGGTTGCGGGAACCGCAGTCTTTCTTGCATCGGATGAAGCCGCCTATACGACCGGAGAGATTCTTTCTGTCGATGGCGGCTATTTTGCCAGCGGGGTGAATCAATAGATTCTATGGCGAAACCTACGACTCAAAAAATGGCTCTGCGAACTACAAAAGTTGCTGCGCGTGGAAGACATGTCGATCTGGCCTATGTCGAACTCGCATCGAGCGAGAGTGCGCGCGATATTAATCGCGATATTGTTCTTGAACTAATTCGTGCTCGACAGCCGGTTGCGCGCGCCGACCTGTCACGGCTCTCCGGTTTGCAGCCAAGCACTGTTTCGGCCATTGTGGAGCAACTCCTCAGCGAGCGATGGATCACAGAAGGAGCAGTGGTGCGGCGT is a window of Edaphobacter dinghuensis DNA encoding:
- a CDS encoding DNRLRE domain-containing protein; amino-acid sequence: MAIWLFAAGPVWAVEATLVADAHVNSALPGVNSGAISNLNVGAGYTALLQFDLGVLPAGTTAGQVSRAMLRLYCNRVDAAGQVSVHPVNGAWGEYSVTYATLPALGSAAQAVQVDAAGAYVTVDVTSLVQGWITAPATNNGLALTADIAGVQFDSKENDLTGHAAVLDVTLATAGPAGPVGPTGPAGPIGLTGSTGATGAAGAAGAQGLAGPAGAKGDTGAMGPVGPAGATGAQGPQGLQGLQGPQGLQGIPGPAGAPGPTGAAGATGPAGPSGPAGMAFRGAYSSTVNYAVNDAVSYQGASYISIAAANHGNTPGTNPAYWSVLAVQGAAGAQGPVGATGATGPQGASGPQGVPGPAGVAGSVGMNYRGNWGLGVTYQVSDAASFDGSTYLALVSNAGMEPDLYPAAWAVLAQKGSVGATGPQGVAATVSVGTVTTGAAGSMASVTNSGTATAAVLNFTIPQGAAGTNGTGGGTGSVSGALSGSMYHSVSFNNIYYSVNNTNASGNEDASVLTWVPAGCTATSLNVYSQQSNAITVMLRQGTPGSMADTSLSCKASSSGSCSVTGSVAVAAGNFVDFEVSNANGVPAAVWMAVACN
- a CDS encoding SDR family NAD(P)-dependent oxidoreductase, producing MFDLAGRCAVVVGGTSGIGRAIALGLASAGADVVASSRSAESVDSMAETLEASGRKTLRVLSDVTDRRSLQALHDTVKSHFGRIDILVNSAGVTKRIPTLDCPETLWQSIMNVNLNGTLRACQIFGASMLEQGYGRIINIASLSTFVAFRDVAAYGASKAAVGALTRSLAVEWAERGVCVNAIAPGIFPTELNRALLDSPRGHELLLRTPMRRFGRVDEVAGTAVFLASDEAAYTTGEILSVDGGYFASGVNQ